The proteins below are encoded in one region of Penicillium psychrofluorescens genome assembly, chromosome: 4:
- a CDS encoding uncharacterized protein (ID:PFLUO_005809-T1.cds;~source:funannotate): MAVQLWKHIPGKALMFLLNLFTAIALIFEGYNQGVLGTVSTSPGFIDMAGIGSNGVVTNSTKQGGLLAAYYFGAMWACFIGGWVGDKLGRKKGVWLGSLFCVQNSNMFICARVIAGIGIGFINSIVPPWVSELSRAHDRGSNFSLVFVANYAGIVIAYWLNFGIRSSSTEFQWRFPLAFMAAPVLIVVLTVFFLPESPRWLMANNRRREAVNILSKIRGDLDLRDPKLLIEVEQLEAIVEASYHKRNNFLNLIRGGRYSGKLHLGRRVVMGLALQQIQQWTGILTIATWAGTLFGLAGFGPYKSAWMAGLANSFGILGTAAAALVIDRMGRIKSLMVSFITQGLALFLVAALIKTSQTHQATDPAMASRLGTAAGAFVFVFLWFFTMFNIVPCWIYGTEIWPQEVRAKGYSFTILGWAIGCGMNTFVIPIMLARLGWATFIFFGCMNILAMPIVWFFYPEVAGKSLEEVNLLFTSESLLVSKNMEEYHRRIGEAGGSVAVAARRLLDEVNGTTDLDPRRVLEAGSEKNRSLHVEVPNKL, encoded by the exons ATGGCCGTACAACTGTGGAAACATATTCCCGGAAAGGCACTCATGTttcttctcaatctcttcaCCGCTATTGCCCTCATCTTTGAAGGCTACAACCAAGGGGTTCTGGGTACCGTCAGCACGTCGCCAGGCTTCATTGACATGGCCGGCATCGGGTCAAATGGGGTCGTGACCAATAGCACCAAGCAGGGTGGTCTGCTGGCAGCGTACTATTTCGGTGCCATGTGGGCATGTTTCATTGGAG GATGGGTGGGTGACAAGCTCGGCCGCAAAAAAGGTGTCTGGCTCGGCTCCCTCTTCTGCGT TCAAAACAGCAACATGTTTATCTGCGCGCGTGTCATCGCGGGGATAGGAATCGGGTTCATCAACTCTATCGTTCCGCCGTGGGTGAGCGAGCTCTCTCGAGCGCACGATCGCGGCTCTAACTTTTCGCTCGTCTTCGTTGCGAACTATGCCGGCATTGTGATTGCGTACTGGCTCAATTTCGGTATCAGGTCGTCTAGTACAGAGTTCCAATGGCGTTTTCCATTGGCATTTATGGCGGCTCCGGTGTTGATTGTTGTTCTTActgtcttcttccttcctgAGTCGCCGAGATGGCTGATGGCCAATAATCGTCGCAGGGAAGCGGTCAATATCTTGAGCAAGATCCGTGGCGACTTGGACCTCCGTGACCCCAAGCTTCTTATCGAAGTTGAGCAGCTCGAAGCAATTGTCGAAGCATCATACCACAAACGAAATAACTTTCTCAATCTCATCCGCGGCGGTCGCTACTCGGGGAAACTGCATCTTGGTCGACGCGTTGTCATGGGTCTAGCcctccagcagatccagcaATGGACAGGTATTCTCACCATAGCCACCTGGGCTGGTACTCTCTTCGGTCTTGCCGGGTTCGGTCCCTACAAGTCAGCCTGGATGGCCGGTCTGGCCAACAGTTTCGGTATCCTGGGCACCGCCGCTGCAGCACTGGTTATCGACCGCATGGGCCGGATTAAATCTCTCATGGTGTCTTTCATCACGCAGGGTCTCGCTTTATTCCTCGTGGCCGCGCTGATCAAGACAAGTCAAACTCACCAAGCTACTGATCCCGCAATGGCATCCCGCCTAGGGACCGCCGCAGGGgccttcgtcttcgtcttcctctggTTCTTCACCATGTTTAATATAGTCCCATGCTGGATCTATGGCACGGAAATATGGCCGCAGGAAGTGCGAGCAAAAGGCTACTCGTTCACTATTCTGGGCTGGGCTATTGGGTGCGGAATGAACACTTTTGTGATCCCCATAATGCTAGCTCGCTTGGGGTGGGCCaccttcatcttctttggCTGCATGAACATTCTCGCCATGCCAATCGTATGGTTTTTCTATCCCGAGGTCGCCGGTAAATCACTTGAAGAGGTCAATCTGCTGTTCACGAGCGAGAGTCTGCTTGTGAGCAAAAACATGGAGGAGTATCACCGGCGCATCGGTGAGGCCGGCGGTAGCGTTGCGGTTGCAGCGCGGAGGCTGTTGGACGAGGTTAATGGCACTACAGATCTCGATCCCAGAAGGGTGCTTGAAGCGGGGTCTGAGAAGAACAGATCTCTTCATGTAGAAGTACCTAACAAACTGTAG
- a CDS encoding uncharacterized protein (ID:PFLUO_005810-T1.cds;~source:funannotate), which produces MATELFTLKGKTAVLTGAARGLGLTFATALASVNCNLAVLDILSEPSPSLLALRDYHGIKLEYYRTDIASRPEVTAAVEKIEVDFGRIDININAAGVVMDEPFLTTTDQNIERTLAVNFTGSFLVAQACANSMVTRYKSVHGSETAAQPTTGTIIFIASIATYIASSVQQISCYTASKAAIKGLVKPMAMELAPYGIRVNSLSPGYMMTDMMRGLQEQQPQLVDQFEKETLFGRIGMPEELKGTILYLCCDRASGWYTGQDLLVDGGASTWKHPANLVSS; this is translated from the exons ATGGCAACAGAACTT TTCACACTGAAAGGCAAGACTGCTGTCCTCACCGGTGCAGCACGGGGCCTGGGTCTCACATTTGCCACGGCACTGGCGAGTGTAAACTGCAAcctcgccgtgctggacATCCTTTCTGAACCATCACCCTCTCTTCTCGCGCTACGAGACTACCATGGCATCAAATTGGAGTATTACCGCACAGACATAGCCTCACGTCCCGAGGTCACTGCCGCTGTTGAAAAGATTGAGGTGGATTTTGGGAGGATTGATATCAATATCAACGCCGCGGGCGTGGTGATGGACGAGCCTTTTCTCACGACCACTGATCAGAACATCGAGCGTACTCTTGCCGTCAACTTCACAGGTTCATTCCTCGTGGCACAGGCTTGTGCTAACAGCATGGTCACGCGGTACAAATCTGTCCACGGCAGCGAGACAGCAGCACAGCCTACCACTGGCAcaatcatcttcatcgctaGCATCGCTACATACATTGCGTCTAGCGTGCAACAGATCAGCTGCTATACAGCATCCAAAGCGGCTATTAAGGGGCTGGTGAAACCGATGGCCATGGAACTTGCGCCGTATGGGATCCGAGTCAATTCCTTAAGTCCAGGGTATATGATGACGGATATGATGCGAGGATTGCAAGAACAACAACCTCAACTGGTGGACCAGTTTGAGAAGGAGACTTTATTTGGCCGAATTGGAATGCCCGAAGAGTTGAAGGGTACTATCTTGTATCTATGCTGTGATCGCGCCAGTGGGTGGTATACAGGGCAGGATCTATTGGTCGATGGTGGGGCGAGTACTTGGAAGCATCCAGCTAATTTAGTATCAAGTTAA
- a CDS encoding uncharacterized protein (ID:PFLUO_005811-T1.cds;~source:funannotate), with product MTQVQFTCRWAALSLSNIASVFLPDLLLPRESSASIKHELVSVSTTGSASRAAGWLAQHKIPDAETVTIYYSWEEMLEKGDFDVVYISTPHPLHYAHVQKALRCKRNVLVEKPVTMNRAQFIQLCHLAKEQDVVLMEAMWTRYIPATLYFQHELLPRIGEVKRVYAEFSFPIVSPDLSQESRFLDKTAGAGSLLDQGVYALTWADLALNGLPSSLDETQTEVVHAHSMSVPSVRGEVDDINTVILAKSKNNESGSKRPEAVAIVTTSMTLPGSSKPPFYQRLQATKAAPAVRIEATKASVSIPFPPIRPQELLVQWYDEEHLDENGMETEEVVEMPVERGWGLWYQADVIAKRVARRKRGSRGLGEVVGEEESGRVLGWMDRAREMAGIVYDATLEEM from the coding sequence ATGACCCAGGTCCAATTTACCTGCCGCTGGGCAGcgctctccctctccaaCATCGCCTCCGTCTTCCTACCAGATCTGCTCCTCCCCCGGGAATCTTCTGCGTCCATCAAGCATGAGCTCGTTTCTGTCAGTACGACCGGTAGTGCCTCTCGTGCAGCCGGCTGGTTGGCACAACACAAAATACCAGATGCCGAGACCGTCACTATCTACTATTCCTGGGAAGAAATGTTGGAAAAGGGAGACTTCGACGTCGTCTACATCTCCACGCCACACCCATTGCACTACGCCCACGTGCAAAAAGCTCTACGATGCAAACGCAATGTGCTCGTTGAGAAACCAGTTACGATGAACCGCGCACAATTCATTCAATTATGCCATCTAGCAAAGGAGCAAGATGTCGTGCTCATGGAAGCGATGTGGACACGATATATCCCTGCTACGCTCTACTTCCAGCACGAGCTACTTCCACGCATTGGCGAGGTAAAGCGCGTTTACGCTGAATTCAGTTTTCCGATCGTGTCACCAGATTTAAGCCAGGAAAGTCGGTTTCTCGATAAGACGGCTGGAGCGGGAAGTTTGCTGGATCAGGGCGTATATGCATTGACGTGGGCTGATCTTGCGCTAAATGGTCTTCCATCCAGTCTAGACGAGACGCAGACCGAAGTTGTGCATGCGCATTCCATGTCAGTCCCTAGTGTGCGAGGGGAGGTGGACGATATCAACACTGTCATACTCGCCAAATCAAAGAATAATGAAAGCGGCAGCAAGCGACCTGAGGCGGTCGCTATAGTCACGACGAGCATGACTCTTCCCGGCTCTAGCAAACCACCTTTTTATCAACGGTTACAGGCCACAAAAGCAGCGCCAGCTGTACGTATAGAAGCCACCAAAGCGTCAGTCTCTATTCCCTTCCCTCCAATCAGACCTCAGGAACTACTGGTTCAGTGGTATGACGAGGAGCATCTAGATGAAAATGGcatggagacggaggaggtggttGAAATGCCCGTGGAAAGGGGTTGGGGCCTCTGGTATCAGGCTGACGTTATCGCTAAGAGAGTTgcgaggagaaagaggggTTCTCGTGGCCTAGGTGAGGTtgttggcgaggaggagagtggcAGGGTGCTTGGATGGATGGACCGTGCTAGAGAGATGGCCGGCATCGTGTATGATGCGACGCTTGAGGAGATGTAA
- a CDS encoding uncharacterized protein (ID:PFLUO_005812-T1.cds;~source:funannotate), with protein sequence MYPKTTTLVALIAFWATSGFGAHEHHEDASQKICSLPTTDDGNFEIATPAEVGLTSAQVDEALAYANLHGRDSVQIFRNNCLVGRGLADPLTDSLLAQVWSVTKSVVGILAGMAVADGKLDIDLPIGDYLPHEPGWGDKAHRAITVRDILTETSGTQEALFAEAATVLTDPSVIQEFLAQKIIHPPGMHFEYGQRDADAAAYIVQSAVGRDLQEYAQERLFGPLGIKKSSYFWLRDRSGNTYGYAWLFIAPKHLARLGLLMQNGGNYEGQQLVPFEWVQAVATPSPKNPCYGYLFWNNRGKPCTGANVPVATTIQQTSISSAPHDLFAMVGALQQNNFMVPSLNMTVTWTGVLGDTAPNLSVILGATPGNLYYDFFRILMRAVQDPKVPDAGPYTSPPLSLDINPMDYLNPLVLLDDLVSNPECNVLFCNGRIPTQGLLDNLEAILGYRPTF encoded by the coding sequence ATGTACCCAAAGACAACAACACTTGTTGCCCTAATCGCATTTTGGGCGACTTCGGGCTTTGGAGCGCATGAACACCACGAAGACGCCTCTCAAAAGATTTGCTCGCTTCCTACCACCGACGATGGAAATTTCGAAATTGCCACTCCAGCCGAGGTTGGGCTGACATCGGCCCAAGTTGATGAAGCTTTGGCGTATGCGAACCTTCACGGGCGTGACTCCGTTCAGATTTTCCGCAACAACTGTTTGGTTGGTAGAGGACTCGCAGATCCACTCACAGATTCTCTGCTGGCTCAGGTGTGGTCGGTCACAAAATCTGTTGTGGGAATTCTCGCCGGCATGGCTGTCGCTGACGGAAAGCTCGATATTGACCTGCCCATTGGCGACTACCTCCCACATGAACCAGGTTGGGGTGATAAGGCTCACCGAGCTATCACTGTTAGAGATATTCTGACCGAAACATCTGGAACTCAGGAGGCACTTTTCGCTGAGGCTGCAACGGTTCTTACCGATCCTAGTGTTATCCAGGAATTCTTAGcccagaagatcatccacCCTCCAGGGATGCATTTTGAGTACGGACAGCGCGATGCCGACGCCGCAGCATATATCGTCCAAAGTGCTGTGGGTCGCGACCTCCAGGAATATGCTCAGGAACGTCTGTTTGGCCCGCTGGGTATTAAAAAGTCGTCCTACTTCTGGCTCCGTGATCGATCGGGAAACACCTATGGTTATGCCTGGCTTTTCATTGCCCCGAAACACCTCGCGCGGCTGGGACTTCTGATGCAAAATGGAGGAAACTATGAAGGCCAGCAACTTGTGCCTTTTGAATGGGTCCAAGCTGTGGCTACTCCGTCCCCCAAAAATCCTTGTTATGGGTATCTTTTTTGGAACAATCGAGGCAAGCCATGTACCGGTGCAAATGTTCCAGTTGCGACCACCATTCAGCAGACCAGCATCTCGAGTGCTCCACATGATCTGTTTGCCATGGTGGGAGCTCTGCAGCAGAATAATTTCATGGTTCCTTCTCTCAACATGACGGTTACTTGGACTGGTGTGCTCGGTGATACAGCGCCAAATCTTTCAGTTATCCTTGGTGCCACGCCCGGAAATCTTTATTATGACTTCTTTAGAATCCTCATGCGAGCAGTTCAAGACCCAAAGGTTCCAGACGCAGGACCTTACACATCACCGCCCCTCAGCCTCGACATCAACCCAATGGATTATTTGAACCCACTGGTCCTACTTGACGACTTAGTGTCAAATCCTGAATGTAACGTCCTATTCTGCAACGGCAGAATCCCTACTCAGGGATTACTCGACAATTTGGAGGCTATCCTTGGCTACCGACCCACTTTTTGA
- a CDS encoding uncharacterized protein (ID:PFLUO_005813-T1.cds;~source:funannotate), producing MSVKLEDNIEATGPSRIHNEEENGKAEELSKSEQQQRNVGNLQRRLKSRHIQFLALSGAIGTGLFVGAGQVLSLAGPLSAVLAYLITGFNLYAVINSMGEMATWLPLPGAVPVYAARFVDEALGFTLGWNYWYQFAIGVPIEISAAALVIDYWPNAVSSAVWITVLYVVIFFVNILPVRVYGELEFFLGSIKLTTIVGLMLLMFIITLGGTPTYDRIGFRYWNHPGPMLEYLEPGALGRFLAFWKVFIQATFSYGGSEMVVVAAGETENPRRNIPKAVRRVFWRIAIFYVGSVFLVGLCVSSRDHRLLNAIKVGANGVGASPFVIAIENGGIRVLPSIINAVVLTSAVSAGNSFFYASTRILYSTALDGKAPRFLCYEKFGVPYACVAVTGALSLLVYLNVSASSAEVFFWISNLSSVSTLIVWTSIAVTYIRFYRGLRHHGISRDTLPFKAPFQPYMAYFAVIFSSTVAFFNGFDAFFPGHFSPKSFIPPYIDIPIFASLFLGYKMVKKTKLVKFDDFDLWSGKEEADRLESLWEEPKPRNFIGMHGFPLLIS from the coding sequence ATGTCTGTCAAACTCGAAGACAATATCGAGGCCACAGGGCCTAGCCGCATTCATaatgaggaagaaaatggTAAAGCAGAAGAGCTCTCGAAATCAGAGCAACAGCAGAGAAATGTGGGCAACTTGCAGCGGCGACTGAAATCTCGACATATCCAGTTTCTGGCTCTTTCTGGGGCTATTGGAACTGGTTTGTTTGTTGGCGCGGGCCAAGTTCTGTCGCTGGCCGGGCCGCTGTCCGCAGTGCTTGCCTATCTCATCACAGGGTTCAACCTCTACGCAGTTATCAACAGCATGGGAGAGATGGCAACGTGGCTACCCTTACCGGGTGCCGTGCCTGTATATGCTGCTCGGTTTGTGGATGAAGCGCTGGGGTTCACCCTCGGCTGGAATTATTGGTACCAGTTCGCCATCGGTGTTCCCATTGAGATTAGTGCAGCAGCTCTCGTTATTGACTATTGGCCAAATGCAGTATCCTCCGCGGTTTGGATCACTGTCCTATATGTTGTTATTTTTTTTGTCAATATCTTGCCCGTCCGGGTCTACGGGGAACTGGAATTCTTTCTTGGCTCAATCAAGCTCACGACCATAGTCGGCCTAATGCTCCTGATGTTTATAATTACACTCGGCGGCACTCCTACTTACGATCGTATCGGCTTTCGATACTGGAACCATCCGGGACCTATGCTGGAGTATCTCGAACCTGGTGCACTTGGGCGCTTTTTGGCGTTTTGGAAAGTTTTCATTCAAGCCACCTTCAGCTACGGGGGCAGTGAAATGGTCGTTGTCGCCGCGGGAGAGACAGAAAATCCACGCCGCAATATCCCCAAGGCCGTACGCCGTGTTTTCTGGCGCATCGCTATCTTCTACGTCGGCAGTGTTTTCCTTGTTGGACTGTGTGTCTCGtctcgagatcatcgcctGCTAAATGCCATTAAAGTGGGTGCAAATGGAGTCGGTGCCAGTCCCTTTGTGATCGCCATTGAGAACGGCGGCATTCGGGTTTTACCGTCTATAATCAATGCGGTTGTCCTTACGTCCGCCGTTTCAGCGGgcaattctttcttctatGCTTCCACGCGAATTCTCTATTCAACTGCTCTGGACGGCAAAGCACCGCGCTTCCTTTGTTACGAGAAATTCGGTGTTCCATACGCCTGTGTGGCTGTTACCGGTGCCCTCAGCCTTCTTGTCTATCTCAATGTTTCAGCCAGCTCTGCCGAGGTCTTCTTTTGGATCAGCAACCTCAGTTCAGTTAGCACTCTCATTGTGTGGACATCAATTGCTGTGACGTATATTCGGTTTTATCGAGGTCTGCGGCACCATGGAATTTCCCGGGATACCTTACCATTTAAGGCACCTTTCCAGCCCTATATGGCCTATTTCGCTGTGATTTTCTCCTCCACGGTGGCATTCTTCAATGGATTCGACGCTTTTTTTCCGGGTCATTTCAGTCCAAAGTCTTTTATTCCCCCTTACATCGATATCCCGATTTTTGCGAGCCTTTTCTTGGGATACAAGATGGTTAAAAAAACCAAGCTCGTCAAGTTCGATGACTTTGATCTATGGTCGggcaaagaagaagctgatcgaCTGGAATCACTGTGGGAAGAGCCCAAACCACGAAATTTCATTGGTATGCATGGCTTTCCCCTTCTCATTTCATAA